GTGTGTTAATGAattcaaaaaaatcaaagagtGTTCGATTGAAAACTTCTCCGTAGACCCGACCGAAAATGAAGTATCTTTAAAAGTCtaacaaagaaaaaactaatATCTCTTCCCAGCCAAAGAGATTCAAGTATGAAAAAGTTGGATCTAACTACacaaggaaaaataaaagatcgAAAATTGAAAGAACTATACCTTAAAATACGGAGTTTTGCGGCGTCACATACAATccattgaagaaaatgaaaaaaccttAAAATTTCCATATGAAATGGAGTAGTGAACTCCAATTGCTAATAGAAGAGTTATTTTGTGAGATATCACTGAACTGTAGTGATGGATTCAGTAGCAGGAGCTTGAGTTGTTGCAGAGTTGATGCCAAAGTTATGTCGAGGGAAGAAGGGTTAGGAATTGTGCTGGTTAATTTAGTGCTCAAGCTTGCGACACTAGTAAATTGCTGTGACTATTTTTTGCACCATTACCATATAACTGTCATTACTGAAGTCAAAATTCGCAATGGCAGTGTACTAATGTCACCATTGACTTAATATCGATTTGCTATAGGGAGATCTAAAGCTTGCTGTGAAGCCAAATCCTGTCCCCCGAAGGCCCAAACCGAAGCCTGCGAAGAAACttactaagaaaagaaaatccttACCCCTATATAAAACAAAAGCACGCGTTAGCCCAGCAAGAAAAAGCCTACCGCTATATAAACGGGCGTTTTAGTGGTTATTAGCGACATTGACTAACTAGAGTCATGAAAGGTTACAAAATAGCAACAGTAGTACTGGCACCATCTctaaatatatataacaaaatgtcTAAACAATAAATTAGCAATGGTAAAGGCATTGCGGCTTCTTTTGGCACTCATTAGCAACGTAGAATTACTAACGTATTCTTCCGGTATGAAATACTAGAGAGAGGTGATGGGAATGTTGTTGGTTCAAAATCACAATCACATCTTCCATGAGCAAAAGGAGACagacaataaaagaaaaataacatgAATAATGTCACATACCCACAGTGCAAACTATATgatcaatttttttataaacCTATATCCAACATGCCACCGTTGAGTTCAGCTTCTCCTGATGCTTTCTTGTAGGAATAAATACTCGAGACCAGtatgtaaaaaaaaagattgataCAGCTCAAAATTGTTAgtgtccaaaaaaaataatctaaatGGCTCTTGTTTACAGTATCTGCAAACCAACCTGGGTGTCCTCCTTGTCTGCTAGATTTATCTGATGCAGCAATGACAGCAACACTGAGTAAGCTTCCTGTCCCAATGACACTCGCATAGAATGAAGGTCCAAAGTTCCTCATTGACTCAGGAACTTGTCCATGGAAAAAATTCTTGATGCCAGAATAAACAAATCCATCCATTGCTCCTAGCAATAAGAACTGGGGGGCTAGCCATAAGACACTCATGGGCACAGTATCTTTAGGCTTATCTAGTAAACCATATTGTGTGACAACACCTAACCTTCTAATCTCTACCAATGAAGCAGTGCAACAAGAAAGAACAGAGAAAAacattccaattccaattcttcTTCTGGTGGTAAATATTTGTGCGAATCCAGGCAACTTCTTTGACAATTGTTTGCAATGCCAACCAATTTGTACACTTGATGATTTGGAAAATATTAAtaggaagggaagaggaagcCTTATTGAGCCGAGGTTACGGTTCATGTTGCTTCCCTGCTGGAGAAAGAAAGTGCTCCCTAAAGACCGCACTAAGCCATAGATGAGGAAGGTTGTCCACATGGGAAACATTCGTAAGAGAAGCTTGGTTTCTTCAACTTCCGTCACAGAGCAAAGCCTCCATTTGTTTCTCTGTTCCTCAAGATCGTGAGAAAGTGATTCTATGATGGCAGCTTTGTGAAGGAACCTGCATTCTAGGTATATTAGTTTCTCCCAGATGTAcaacatatatatacatggaGAGAAAGGCCAGCTACCTCAAGCTAGTTGTCAGAGGTAACACCTGTGAGCAGTCTCCTTGATAGAGTTGACAAGCATCAGGAGGGCATTTGAGATGTCTCTTTAACATGGCAGCTACAAAAACATTGGAAGCACGTCCTAGAACACTCCCACAGGGTGTTGTGCAGTTGTAGACTGACTTTCCATAAACAAAGACTAATAGCGTGACTAACATGGTTAGAGCTAGGACAGCATAACCAATTAGCCACTCTTGTCTGCCTTCAACAAAGGCAAGTAAGACAATGCCAGCACATGCCCCTGAGCTCACTCCGGTGAACCACCAAAAGTTGATACGAGCCTTAGCTCGCTTATCTTCCAGTTCTTCACTACTAGATGTCAACTGATCAGCCGCAAAGACTTTTAATGTAGGAGCAATACCAGCCTTGCCAAGTGCTACAAGAAACAAGCCCACACGGAACACGGCAATTCTCTCTGAGCCAATATAAACCCTTGTCTTCAAAACTAGATGGGAAGCTGAAACTGCTAAAAGGGTCAACCCCTTTTTTGCAGAAGCTTAATATGTGAGAAAGCAAGCTGAGATAAACTACAGATGAAAAATCAAGGTTGATAATCTGGCTTCTGAAATCATGACCTCATTAGTTGAACTGTGAAATGCCAACTAATAGGATCATTTCTCAGCCCCAGCATTAGTGTGTCAAAtattttcaggtttttttttcccaccttTCTTTTCGCTTGGTTAACAACTAATATGACCATAGATATCcatcccaaaaaacaaaaaaagaccaTATATAGAGTTGATAGCAAAGCAAGATTTGTGTAGCCAGTCACATTTGTTAAAATTACCATGATACCCTTATGTAATCACGATAGAGAGAGTCCCTCTATCGTGGATATGTCTCCTATTTTAGTTCCTAAtcttttagtagtttctattttctaggaGATTGTCTTTCTATCttttttcatattcaaattaggAAAGCTATTGTACTCTCTTCTACTTctgaaattataaataaaggttttTGAGAGAGGAGTGGGCATCAGCTGTAGTTCTCACAACAGCCTCCCTTCCTCCTTCGTcgtctcttctttctctcttctactgGTTCTTATTTTCTGATATTGCAACAACATTTATTTGGGATAGGGTTTTATTCAGTTGAGTTTTGAAGTGCTTACAGTGACATAAATGATGGTGGCATAGAGTACTGTCTGGTAGCGACCTATGTAAGCATCACCAAGAAAAGCTCCAAAGATTGCCATCATGGCAGTGACACCTATTCTTATGTTAGTTGTTGCTGCAGCTtgagaggaaaatagaagaaagatcAAATcctgaaagaaaagaaatccaaaGATCCATCTAAAAAAAAGAGATCCTGCCATTACCGATATGTTGATGTTCTAATGTTTTTAGAGCCGGTAAGACATGTGCTATGCTATGCTACAGGCTTATTTGGCCGATATGATTGATTGGCATCGATATAGGCTGCGACCTTGGGACCAACATGGATCCCGATGCCAATATTTGAAACCGTGATCGACACGGATCCGGATCGTCTCCAATGAGCCCGCCGCCTACATCCCCTTCCTTTGACTCCTTTGGTCCTTCCTCTCTCCAACACGCACACAGGTGGAAAATACCtaagtcttctctttctttccattttctataatttttcaTCCCATTACACGTGGGATTCACTTGTTTAAGTAAGCCACAGACCTGACGATAGGTCCTCCTATAAACAAACGCAGCCTAATTAAGTAACCcgcaaaaatttattttttctttggtcGAACCCGCAAAAAAATTGTTAAAATTCACAAATCGGAAAATTCAAATTCCCGATTTTCAagcttaaatttttttttgggtacaaattttcaagcttttcttcttctgtgtaTCCATAAAATATTAAGAATTTCATTTCAGCACGCGAAGTGAAAAAAGCATGTCAATTTACATTTCACGCTCTCCCTCAAGCTTCTCTGATTCAAACTCTGTACAGCTTCTTCGTaaccctaattccctctctaCAACTCGAATTCGAGTTCTTCTGCTTCTAGGCTTCACGGAATTTCACAGCTTCTTGAGCAAGATTAGTGTCTGTTGAGGCCGATAACATCGGAAGCTCGTCAACGGTTCTGTTGAAGCATCAGAGCTCCAGTGTATGAACTTTCTATGTCCACAGAAACGCTGAATTTGGAGTCTTTTCGAGGTTGTTGTACTGTTTCGCTTTTGAAAAATTTGGAGGGAACTTAGGAAGGTGATGTAGGGTGCTTGGGATCTGCAGAAGTGTTTGGTATTGGATTTGTCAAGCCTTGGTCTTCGACATTTTGGCGGGAGAAGGTTGGGGGCGGTTTGCATTTGAGTTTTTGAAGTGGTACATGGGttggtttttagggtttcagtGAGGTGTTTGGGAAGATGTTTTATTCGCAGTTTATATTGGCCAAGAAAGGGCCACTTGGAAACATATGGATTGCGGCACATTTGGAACGGAAGCTGCGGAAGAATCAGGTGGCTGATACTGATATTGGCGTCTCTGTGGGTTAGTATACTCTGTAATTTAATGCTTTGGCTtttctgaatattttttttatcccaCTACTAAGAATTGAGAAGTTTGGGAAGCTATCAATTCCACTTTCtaccctccctctctctcaacATTTTTTTAGTTCTAAAAAGGGAATGAGGGAAACCGATTCTACTTTCGTTTGATTAAACTAGGTAAGTTTTTTTAGAAACCGGAGAGAGAGGTAAGTCGGACTCAAATTTTCTCTAATATTATCTTCAGAGGTTCTGGAAATCAAATTTGAGAATTAAGTTTGAATTCGATTTAATTTTGTTCTCTTGAAATTTATTTGCTTAGGCAACTCTGTAGAGTTGTTATTGGTGTGCGTATTTAGTGCGTAGTCTGGATATCTTAACAAACCTAAATTGGAGTGCAATTTGTTTCTCTTTGGCTGGGTACTTTGAATTAAACTCAGAGATTTTCTAGTTGTTAGTTTACATTTTCATTCAGAATGGAATATCACTTTTGCACACTGCTATCCTCTCATGTTCCAAAGTTAAAAACTAATGAGTAAAAGTCCAAAAGAAGCCCTGGGAATTATCAGTGATGAGGTCTGTAGGGAAGGCAACTGCAGAATACAAAATGAATGTTGAGATGTATCACAGCGCTGGGTTTGGACCTTTGGTATATTTcactaacaacaacaacaacaacaacaacaataacaacaacaaactaagccttattccaacttaatggggtcggctacatggatccaatcaaataaAGTAGGTAGAAACTGCGAAGTGGAAGAGAAgaatgggaaatgagatgagaagtggaaaaaaaaaatgaaaaatgacaaatgaacagaggaaaatacaagaaaagtgaaagaggaaagaggaaagaggctcAACCCAGCAagttaggagaatctcagctaaatagggtctgctacatggatccttgccctcctcCAATAGGCTGTATCCGAAGTCATACATGGCACGAGACCTAGATTCTGCATGTCctttctcacaacttctcctatggtgaTTTTAGGCCTGCCTCTTGCTCTTCTAGCTCCATCAATCAGAATCATATCTCCTttttactggggcatccctaggcctctgttgaacatgaccaaaccaccccaaacgactctctcggagcaactcccaagtcagctctgaTACGATCATTCCTTGTTCTAtctttgtttttccacacatccatcttaacatcctcatctctgccacacaaagcttctcaatatgacacttcttaactgcccaacattctgcccatacatcatagccggtcgaacaacagtcctataaaacttccctttaagctttaaaggaatacgtcgattacacaacactccggacgcacctctccacttcaaccatcccacTAAACTAGCCCTTATCTGtggtagaaaagaaaaataaaagaagtcttAGTAAAATATGGAAAAAGTTTCTCTCGACAGCCTGCCCAAAAGGAATCTCTTGGCAATTTGAAGGGTGATGTGGTACAGTGGCAGTAGATCGATGTCTGGGGACTTGTCTGGATTGATCATGCATCAAAATTTCAGACCCAAATTCAGTCATATAACCTCTCATGTATTTAcattttctcttgtatttttcAGCTGTCCATGTATTGGCCTGCAACCTCCCATGGTTCTGGATTTCCAAAGCTTTATTTTTCCACTTGGCCAACTCCATTTGGGATGATACTTGACAGGTGGGTGGGAAACTCTGGCGTGTACCTATCtaagctgccacatggcagctATATTGGCCTCCCAGAAAAAATTTTAAGCAGGCCATCATGAAAAATTAACATTATAAATTTTGTAAAGATGCTTTTGGAATTTGGAGAATAGAGAAGGTGATGAATTATGGCCTTCTCACTAAAGGTGGGCAGGTGTTGGATATTAAGTATATTAAGTTTCCACTTGGTCAACTCCATTTGGGATGATAATTGACTTGTGGGTGGGGAACTTCAGGGTGCACTTACCCAATGATGCAGTGGCATTTTCTTAGTTGGACCGGCACGACCTGCCTTGGAAACCCAAATGGAACTGGCCCAACCCAGGTTTTTGATCTAATAAGGGCTGGTAGTAATTAATTTagtcatttggggttaataATGTTATTTTTATATTGAGAGATAGCTACGTAGGAGATTTACTTTGagttgttagtttcctagttagaattAGTTTCGATTTTCTGTCGGAgtcttttattcctttttaaATGTATGTAACTTCATCGTTggagattgaattgaaaaatctGGCTTTGAGTTTTCTGTGGCGTGGGTCTATTGTCAATCGTGTCCCTTGTCTCTcatttctcttcttccatctcctttctttctctagTTAGTTCTTATCTTCCCTTTCCTAATTCTTTTATTTCCCTCTGGctgttttctttgttcttctattctttcttttctgtttatcCTTTTAACTCTATTAATTCCTGTTCTAATTACTGCTACGTTGTTTTGGGCGATAGTTACAGCCCATATACAATTGATCGAGCTTGATCAGATTCTCTTCTTTGGCCTCAAATTCTGGTTTCTGGTACTAATCCTTAGGGCGACTATCTACTAAATCCCAGCCCAAAAGCTTGCTGGAATAAAGAGTTCCAAACCAAAATCCATCACTGATTTCTTACCTTCCATTAGGCCTGTGTTGCAGAAAATATCATTGCTGTTTTACCTTGATTTTCTGTCATATTGTAGCTTGCTCTTAAGAGATTCATGAGTGCAGAATCCTCCCTCAAAGTTTTAGGTTGATTGATGCCCAAACGAGAGAGTCCTCTTTTTTGAAGTGGTTCTTGGTCTTCCGCACTGGTGTTTTCatcgtgaggaagaagaagaacccttCTTGTGGTTTTAAAACCTTACCTTTGATATTTATGATGTTACCCCTTTAgtccttattttatttcattcgTTGCCTATCTTATTTCTAGTTCCAGAATTACTCCCACTTATATATTCCCTTATTCTAAATCGACAacttgttcctcttcttttgttaGTCTTGAGTTTCAAGTTAATTACAGAATTGGCACTACAATTGTTAtttgagttgttttatcttttgAGTGCGCCCATAACGACCCATAATCAGGGTTATGAGTTTGAGGTTGCATCTATTGGTATCGGAGCTGAAAGTCCTCATTCCTACCCTATATCATGGTGGTCAATAGTGAGATCCTCCAGCAGCTTAACTCCTATAAGGAGGAAACAAGATTATATATTGCCAACCTCAAACAGTTTTGGTACCCTCAGGCCTCAGCACAACTGTCAGTTCCCTCTTGACATGATGGTGTTCCTGCAAGCTTCTATTGGTATCTTCAGATAAAGAAAGAGTCCCATTTAATCTGAGGATTCTTCTAATTCAGTCCCATATGGCCCGTTTCATGTTacaccactaccaccatcaccactgcTACAGtttacaccaccaccaccatcatatGGGGCTGGCCTACCTTTGTCTTTTGACAGCTCCCTGTGCAGCTGAAAGGGAAGCCAAGTTAGATGTCTTTGGTTTCTACAGAGATAATTATCTGGAGCAATGCTTGGATTGGATTCACAATTTGGAGATATTCTTTTGATGGTATAGGTTGACTGAGGCCAggaagattttattttgttgaagCCAAACGGAAGGGTATGACTTGAGTTTGGTGGGTCAAATACTAACAATAGAATCAGACTCGAGGTATCGGTTTGGTAAACACTTGGTCTGAAATGCGAGAGGCTGTAAACTGGAGATTTTTGCCTACTGACTACAAGTAACATATGCATCTCAAGTTTGCTCAGCGAAGGTAGGATAACATGACCGTTGAGGAATATGTggcaaaattttattatttagccacttgttttgattttgagtgGGACTTAGAGTTCTTGGTGGCACAGTTTTGGAATGGTTTGCACCCTCATATTAGTGTTGCATTGGATTTTAGCCGACTAATTACGATGGAGGATGCCGTACAGGTAGCATATTAGGTGGGAGGACAGTCTGAAAAGGCCTTGCAATCAGAGGAGCTTCTTAGAGACGTTCCTTAAAGATGACAATACAAGCAAACAGCCTCCTCCACCAAAGAAGTTCTTCAGCAAGCCACATGTTAGTGGTTCCTCTATGGCATCTTCACGGCCAAACTGCCCTTAGTCTCCACCTGGAGGTTGTGGTTTTGACAGACCTTCTATGATGACAAAGGCTGCAATTTATTGCTTCATGTGCAAGGGATACATACATGTCTCTGCCTAATGTCCTAACTGTTTGGTTGCGTATATTGAGAAGGATTCTTTCATACCTCTTGCTTTAGAAAAGCAAGGAAATCCCGAGATAGTTTATTTGGAGGCAGAGCATGAGCCTAGTGAAGGCAACAATGATAACATTGATGGGGAACAATAGCCTTGTTAATGTTCTTCGTCCACTTTTGCCCACTCGCAAGGTTTTTACGAAAGAAGATTATTGCCACTACAATATCTTCCAAACCCGAGTGAAGTGCAATGATCAACAGTGTAGCATGGTGATTGATGCAGGTAGTTGCACAAATGTTGTCTCTGAAGATGCCTTTCGTAAGCTTGGGTTGATGATGGCAATGTTTAAAATCTCATTTCGTTTCGATGTTTCGGTCTGactgaaatatccaaaatttcggatatttcgactaaaatattgtattttttgggcaAGATTTCGGTTGGTTATTTCGGTGGGTTTAGGCCAAATTAAGGTCTGAAACTttatggaaaccctattttaggctatataaacatatgtaaatgttcaaattgcaaaaatagttacccaaagtggtgttttggatttgcacccttgcttggcagtatacggtcgaatcctaatgtataacttagttaattacagaTACACATTGTTCAAGATTTTAAGTGCTAGAtgacataataattaataagcaatttaaacaagtaagtTCTCTGGGAAACATAAAGTCAATGACTCAAAAATCATAATATTCAGTACAATAACAAGATGACATCAATATCCTAATAcaagtcaactagtcatcaaGTGACTAAAATGTttactaataataattactccgccGTCCAAGATTGACaccactcatagtccgatggagccaATGTGCATTGGTCTCTGACTGTAGGACATATGAATACCACAT
The nucleotide sequence above comes from Telopea speciosissima isolate NSW1024214 ecotype Mountain lineage chromosome 3, Tspe_v1, whole genome shotgun sequence. Encoded proteins:
- the LOC122654308 gene encoding protein NRT1/ PTR FAMILY 5.4-like, encoding MMAIFGAFLGDAYIGRYQTVLYATIIYVTGLTLLAVSASHLVLKTRVYIGSERIAVFRVGLFLVALGKAGIAPTLKVFAADQLTSSSEELEDKRAKARINFWWFTGVSSGACAGIVLLAFVEGRQEWLIGYAVLALTMLVTLLVFVYGKSVYNCTTPCGSVLGRASNVFVAAMLKRHLKCPPDACQLYQGDCSQVLPLTTSLRFLHKAAIIESLSHDLEEQRNKWRLCSVTEVEETKLLLRMFPMWTTFLIYGLVRSLGSTFFLQQGSNMNRNLGSIRLPLPFLLIFSKSSSVQIGWHCKQLSKKLPGFAQIFTTRRRIGIGMFFSVLSCCTASLVEIRRLGVVTQYGLLDKPKDTVPMSVLWLAPQFLLLGAMDGFVYSGIKNFFHGQVPESMRNFGPSFYASVIGTGSLLSVAVIAASDKSSRQGGHPGWFADTVNKSHLDYFFWTLTILSCINLFFYILVSSIYSYKKASGEAELNGGMLDIGL